The following proteins are encoded in a genomic region of Necator americanus strain Aroian chromosome II, whole genome shotgun sequence:
- a CDS encoding hypothetical protein (NECATOR_CHRII.G8269.T1) encodes MTSWQPNQEELTQVLHLLHHSQSTDTVVQRNVQQQLDMLNGHQSFCCYLVHILSGMKEEQEASRSLAGLILKNNVRSQWAKYPNDVREFVKTNTLASIADPSPLIRATVGIIITTIVVEENGVGHWPTLLPYLGHLLDQPDPNMQEGSMGAIQKIFEDSGDRLDTEQHVHPLMPKILSFFSSESAKMRGLSMNSVNSILMINNDPISAVIDDFLQQLFGRAHDQDPEVQKQLCRSLTLLLDSHFEKLAPHLPNVIDYIIMKTQDPNESIAVEACEFWLSLAENSDVCKELLSPFLGKLVPVLVKCMRYSESDIIALKGNCDEEDAMIPDRDEDIKPRFHKSKVAAGQVNGEDPDDDGSDETYAEWNIRRCSAASLDVLASIFKQELLPILLPILKEALCHPEWEVKESGILALGAVAEGCMNGITPHLHELIPFLLNMLDDKKPLVRSITCWTLSRYCSWVVDEAREQYFELTLKGLLVRVLDGNKRVQEAACSAFATVEEEGGDFIAPYLSDILQTLVQAFGIYQAKNLLILYDAVGTLANSVGNALSQPMYVQVLMPPLMEKWQRLGNDDKELFPLLECVSSVASAMGIAFLPYCEPVYTRCITLITQSLHQSVEAQQRPNEVEMPDKDYLIVALDLLSGLAESLGAHIEPLVGRNEVLQLLSLCAVDPTPEVRQSSFALLGDLTKACWHHIKPYTQTFIPILAMNFDPSHISVCNNAIWAFGEMSLKMGAEMKQYVLSILPHLIRVMNQKDGQRTLLENTAITIGRLGTYCAEEVAPHLVTFIRPACFSLRNIRDNAEKESAFRGICYMINLNPSGVVNDFVFLCDAIASWSTPKPELKEMFSRILNGFRNQVGIENWTAFTAQFPPPLRERLAAQYNV; translated from the exons GTTCTCCATCTGCTCCATCACTCGCAGTCTACAGACACCGTAGTCCAACGCAATGTTCAGCAGCAACTCGATATGCTCAATGGCCATCAATCGTTCTGCTGTTATCTTGTACATATCCTCAGTGGGATGAAAGAAGAGCAA GAAGCAAGTCGTTCACTAGCTGGATTGATATTAAAGAATAATGTACGGTCACAATGGGCGAAATATCCGAATGATGTGCGAGAATTTGTAAAAACAAACACATTAGCCAGCATTGCAGATCCAAGTCCATTGATTCGTGCTACTGTTGGAATTATTA TTACCACAATAGTTGTTGAAGAAAATGGTGTTGGACATTGGCCTACGCTCTTACCATATTTGGGTCACCTCTTAGATCAGCCGGATCCAAATATGCAGGAg GGTTCGATGGGTGCTATCCAGAAGATTTTCGAAGACTCCGGAGATCGTCTGGATACCGAACAACATGTGCATCCGCTAATGCCAAAAATTTTGTCATTCTTCAGCTCGGAAAGTGCAAAGATGAG AGGACTATCCATGAATTCCGTGAACAGCATTTTGATGATCAATAATGATCCGATAAGTGCGGTGATTGACGATTTTCTACAGCAACTATTTGGCCGTGCGCACGATCAGGACCCG GAAGTTCAAAAACAGCTGTGCCGGTCATTGACGCTTTTGCTTGAtagtcattttgaaaaattggctCCTCATCTGCCGAATGTCATCGACTATATCATTATGAAAACTCAG GATCCTAATGAGAGCATTGCGGTAGAAGCTTGTGAGTTCTGGCTATCTCTTGCTGAAAACTCGGATGTTTGCAAAGAATTACTATCTCCATTCCTTGGAAAGTTAGTACCAGTTCTTGTTAAATGTATGCGATACTCAGAGAGTGATATAATCGCATTAAAG GGGAACTGTGACGAAGAGGATGCTATGATTCCCGACCGTGATGAGGATATCAAACCACGTTTTCATAAGTCGAAAGTTGCCGCAGGACAGGTTAATGGCGAA GACCCTGATGACGACGGAAGCGACGAAACTTATGCAGAATGGAATATCC GACGGTGCTCTGCGGCTTCTTTGGATGTTCTAGCATCAATATTTAAACAAGAGTTACTCCCGATATTACTACCCATTCTTAAAGAGGCGCTGTGTCATCCAGAGTGGGAG GTGAAAGAATCAGGAATCCTTGCCCTTGGTGCAGTAGCGGAAGGTTGCATGAATGGAATAACTCCTCACCTTCATGAGCTTATTCCTTTCCTTCTGAACATGCTAGATGACAAGAAACCTCTTGTGCG TTCGATTACATGTTGGACCCTTTCACGATACTGTTCTTGGGTTGTGGATGAAGCACGGGAGCAATATTTCGAGCTCACATTGAAAGGG TTACTTGTTCGAGTTTTGGATGGAAATAAGCGAGTACAGGAGGCTGCATGCAGTGCCTTCGCTACTGTTGAAGAAGAGGGAGGAGATTTCATAGCTCCATATCTATCTGATATTTTGCAGACGCTTGTACAGGCATTTGGTATATATCAG GCGAAAAACCTTCTAATCTTATACGATGCCGTGGGAACTCTCGCAAATTCGGTGGGAAACGCATTGAGTCAGCCAATGTATGTTCAAGTGCTTATGCCACCTCTTATGGAGAAGTGGCAAAGACTTGGCAATGATGATAAG GAACTGTTCCCTCTACTCGAATGCGTCTCATCAGTCGCATCAGCAATGGGGATTGCATTTTTGCCTTACTGTGAGCCTGTTTACACTAG ATGCATCACGCTTATAACTCAATCACTCCATCAGTCAGTGGAAGCACAACAACGGCCTAATGAAGTAGAAATGCCAGACAAG GACTATCTCATCGTTGCCTTGGATTTGTTGTCTGGTCTCGCCGAAAGCTTGGGAGCTCATATTGAACCGTTAGTTGGTCGCAACGAAGTGTTGCAGCTATTGTCCTTATGTGCAGTG GATCCCACACCGGAGGTGCGACAAAGCAGCTTTGCCTTGCTTGGAGATCTCACCAAAGCTTGCTGGCACCATATAAAGCCATATACTC AAACGTTTATTCCAATCTTGGCCATGAACTTTGATCCATCCCATATTTCTGTTTGCAACAACGCTATTTGGGCTTTCGGTGAA ATGTCATTAAAAATGGGAGCAGAGATGAAACAGTATGTGCTATCAATTTTGCCTCACCTCATACGGGTTATGAATCAGAAAGATGGTCAGCGAACGTTGCTGGAAAATACCG CTATCACGATCGGACGGCTTGGAACGTACTGCGCTGAAGAGGTGGCGCCGCATTTGGTAACATTCATTCGACCGGCCTGCTTCAGCCTTCGCAATATCAGAGACAATGCAGAAAAGGAGAGCGCTTTTCGCGGAATATGCTATATGATCAATTTGAATCCATCAGGAGTTGTTAAT